AGACAATTGCAAACTAAATTTCAATTTTGAAACCTCAAGGTTCCAGTTTAACTGGTGCCATGGCACTTTTAAACACAGGGGGTCCCCACAGAGGTCACCTGTAAGCAGGTACCATGGTTTGCCAtccattttcctttaaatgggaTCATAATTTACATCGTGTTCTGAAGACCTGAAACCTGATTGAgtccattaactcctcaggacgTCATAAATCATGTGAGAACGGGCTCCTCTTCCCACGGACCTCCATTCAAACGATGTTATTTTTGCAGCTAGTGGAGTCGCCCAAGTGATGCATGTATATGTgcatgaagaaaaataaaacctctgTCTGACAAAGAGTTTTGAAAGCAGCAAAAAGCAGTCAGCAATGGGCAGCTTTCACTCTCTCCGTTTGTTCTTTTCCGGCAACAGAACTGCAGTTAATACGTCGTCtgcttctacttccgggtcaaaggcCAGGGAGGAAATTTAGGTGCAGAACACCAATCTGATTAAGTGTATATATGCGTAATAGGGCTATgaatccaggtatgttagtccgactaagactatctgagttgtttacatgacattcagaaaaccaaatgattgtcttagtctgactaaaatgggACTTTTAACATACATGCAAATGCACTGACTGAGTGCAAAGACTTAAAGAGGCTTAAAGGTCTAGTGGGAAAGAATGTGTGACATCTAATAGTGAGACTCCTTCCTTTCCAAAGTGTGACAAGAAACTATGGTGGCCCGTGCATACTAGAAAGGATTTCatgataaaacatgaaaacacagcctCCAGCAGTTTTGTCCATTTGGTCTTTgcctaaaatacatataaaagctGTATACTTTATTTTAAGGTGACTACACACctaaacaaacatacatatgaGTAGTTTATTCAATACCGGTCAgtgaatgttacacactggacattgaAGTGTAAAAATCATTGTGTGAccttgttcttctttttatcAATAGACTTCATCGTCCTCCTCGGAGAAGTGTGTCGTGAGCCGCCCGGCTGCTCCTCTGTCCTGAATGAAACCCTCTTAAGGCGGACGGGAAGCATTAAAATTACATGTCCCCAAGGAGCTCTGCTGTGGCAGGCGGCAAACCCACAGCCATAAATCAAGAGCAGAGAGCTTTGATTTCTTCATTATCGGCtcctgcagcaacaacaatgtCCGCTGACCTGCCCATCTGCACCGTGGGATTCTATTTCTGGAGCCTCATTGCTTTTACAGATTAACTGCCCTCAAATATGGCCCCAATCCTGTCAGTGTGCCACTAGTTTGACTGCTGCCCGAGGTTGTGCATATTCAAGCTTCATAACACCCCACTGAGCATCCGTCCCGTCATCCAAAAGCCCTGATGCCTTTGGTCTGTTTTCGAAAACACAGTCATTGCAACTTTTGTTCCGACTCATGataaggaacaaaaaaaagtacatgacAAAACATACtaaaagtcttattttgttaaataactTCTCAACTCATGTGTGATTGCTTATTTCCTTTCAAATCTGTTGACAGGAGAGATTGACATCCCGAGCTTTCACACTTTATGACacttattcatattttattgcagtggacgttttttgtttttttgtttgatccTGAGGGCAGTTACAGTGAAATCCTTTTGcccagtgttttcattttccttacTGGGGCTAATCAGGGACCTCTATCATCTCAATTGGCATTTTCATATAATATGAGAGAGGAAGTAACTGGTATTAGCATATTCATGAACACTAACGCATTCAATCATGTAAAATTGGAGACATGGGGCAAATCATGAGCCACCAAGTCCTGGAACTAATATCTTATTACatgtgaggagaaaaaaggGGAGTCTTTAATTCACCCACACAACTCCAGCACATCATCTCGTGGCACATTAAGGACATTTTCGCTCTCATAAACCTGGCCTGTGTTGCAGGCCTCTGGACAAAGGCCTGTGATAagtcaaaaatgaaagaataggATTAAGATGGATTATCAGTAGAGAAGCAGCTGCCTCTGCATAAGCCCATCGGACGCTCTTCAGGGAGACAAGCTGCAGACTGATTTGCAGATTACATTTGGTTGTTGATGTGGTGGCCGCTTGTGTGGTTGGAATTAACCGAGAGGGATGGAGAATCAGAATGAGCTGGAGCACCCTCTTCTGGGAGAAAATCCCAATAACAGCCGGGCATCCGCTCCAGGGCTTGGGCCCGGGACTGGACAGGCCCCGGCTCCTCTGTTCAAGGGAATGTTGGTCAAGTGTGAGGAGGACAGAGCCTATCCTCCCTTAGCATGGAGAGGCTACTGTGGACATCCTCctgagcttcagcagcagcagctactggACCCTTGTTCCTTACCCCGCACACTGGATTCTTTTTACCCACCAGCTCCAATCTGGGGCCACACGGACTCCCTGCTCAGCAAAGATTACCTGGAGACCACCTTTGTGGACATTCGGCCTGGCTCCACGCTGGAGAGGAAGCTGCTGGCCGAGGCACAGGACTTCCACAGCATGTCCTACAGCATGGACGATGAGGATGACCTGCTTCCTGACTCTGACGTAAGACTCCACACTGACATTGTTCAACCTCAAACAAAAATTGCCAAGATTACCTGAGTACATTAACTTTAGACAGAAGTGGACAaagtcttctggtttgaaaTGAAGCCTAGGAAGTCGAATACAagttagccactagggggcgactccactcattgtaaaaaaaagaacattgtgTCCAACAGTGCCTATCCAAAGCCTATTGCAGTCTCTACTTCTTGATTGATTTATAGTGTCAGTAAATCAttttctgaggagttaatggtctaaACCATTAGTTTTCAATAATGTATAATAAGTATGGCACACTTAAGTGGTCATGTTGTCAAATCatgaatcttgaggcttcaaaatgagAGTTTTCCAAACCACAGACTTCCCCCACTGTTATATACCGTCTACGGCTAAATTAGAGGAatggttttcttttaaaaataattggaAGCAATTTTGATTTGACTCGTTTCATCATCAATGTCCTCACAGCTGATCTGAACACATCTCAGCAACGTCCTTTGTCGTGGCGGAGTTCGACCGCCTCATTCTCAGAGCAGATTCTGTAAATGAGAGAGAAACTTAAAAATAGACCTACGAGCGGTGCATTTCAGGGGTAGGCAGCAAATTGAACGCTTACTGTCAAAAAGCCAGATTACATAAAGCTCATCTCCTGCTGCCGCGCAGGTAATGACACCACAGTAGCGATGCAGAGGATGCAGAGGATGCCAGGTCTATTTCATAGATCAGCGAGCTAGGCCACCCTggagagaaatgaaaatgagcttttttttataaataaaaaaagacaactttatGGTGGTCATGTGATGTTTTGGGGGAATCAATGTGAACTTATACATGTAAATGTCACAAATAAGAAGCTGGTAGTAAGTTAAAGTCTCACAGCAAAGTCAAATTAAAGTACAATGATGCCTCACTGTTTTGACttggattaaaaacacaaatcaatcaCGCAGGCAAACAgcagctttacacacacacacggcagaaACTTTTTCTTCACAAGGGCAAAAGAACAGCACAAAcattattttcccttttctgaAAGCTTGTTGTGTGGCACTAATGCAGAAGGCAAAGGCCTGTGGCAGTGAAACCTTGTCGTGACCTCAAACAGGCACAACACAACCACTTTGTTAAACTGGTGAAGTGGCAAAGGGAATAAGGAAAAGGGTAAAGGTTGTCAAAGATTAAATGCATTGTTAAGAATATAAACTGCCGTGAAACACCAAAGACAAAGACCGGCCATGGTCCAGATTACTCATGAGGATGATTAATAGTAAATGGAGCCATAAATGAAGCAAAAGAGATGTTAATCTCAGTAGTGTTCCTTCCCAAGAGACATCAGAGCAAAATGACTGGGATTACATCGACACAGCATTCTGATAGTAATCAGATTATGACCAAAAATTGGGGGCTAGGCGAAcacttggtaaattgctgtgggaaaaCTTATATGGACATTCTTGTTGAGTCAAAGtagtattattttctttttgttaataaaaatgagccaagtgaaactttgagctgtgacgtgtttccaaatATCACAGACTCCATcacagattttaaacattttgaatagtttttggggcgaaaaaaaaccaacatataACACATAAGACCAGTTTAAATGAATTAGAGTCAGaagttttcacacaaaaaatctAATCCCAGTACTCCTCAGGTAATTTTCAGTAACTGACTTCCACCCATCGCTAATGATGGTGGTTGTAGTTCCTTGTCAGTAGTTTCAACTAAAAACACTCAATTCAGTTAGATTTCCAACTCAGAAAGCTGGGGCAACCTCAAAAAACCCTTATACAGGGGTTCCAAGTTAATGCCAATAATTTAAAATAGCATGCTATTTTTCCCTGTTAATTGTGCCGTCTGTCACTCCCAGTTCAGAGTTTAGGTGTCAATGTAAGACATTGAGTTGAGTTGCGGTAGTTTGTGAAGGAATGGAGTTTtctaagtttaaaaaacaaccagtTCCCTGCACAATCACCACAAATACCCCCAAAAACATAGAACACAAAAAAGTTTTATCAAGTTCAAGCAGTCAGAACCCcacacttatttatttctttctttctttactaCAGTAACAGCATTTCAGCCTTCTGCCCTTCTTTCAGACCAGAAACACTCTGACGCTGGCACTGATTTATAACCTAGGCCACTCCTACTCGACGCATGTGCTGGCAATCGCAATAATTAACCTCCACCTGTTGTGAGGGAGCAAACGAtcagtttggggttttttttcaaacaaacataaaatcacaatattaaaaagaaataattctTAGTAGATGTGCAGACAAGGTTACAACATTAGTATGCATGTCATAAATACCTTTCATATGATAGAGAAAGAGGTGGTAACTTGGCAGTTTTAACCACATGGGCTGAACATTGATCATAacctaaaatgtttttatggtggatttgttgttgttttttaaaccagtgacatgttaaatacatacatatacatgttaaaatgtcaaatataccCGCTGATTGTTTTCTCCCTCACAACAGGGGGAGGGTGATTGCTTTGATTGTCAGCACATGTGTGAAGTAGGCGTGACCCACTCTATAAAGCAGAGCCAGTGTCACTGTGTTCCTGCTCTTGAAAGAGTGGCCATCCCTTTAGTTTAGAACTTGTGCAAATGggggaaaagaaatgtgtttgattgtttctgtgtttagcctctttttttttctcttcttctcagtGATCAGCTCCTTAAATGCAACATAATTGTGTTCTACTTTTTTTGTACAAATAGACATGAACACATGGGCAGCTGACATTTATGAGAAGACTTTTGGTTTTGAGAAGGTCAGCCTTGTGCCGCTCTGATCACCAACTCAAATCATTGAGCAATTAGTTTTATTATCTCTGAGAAGTGATACATCAGGGTTGAGAGCAACAGATTAAAAATTTCCTTTGTGCCAGgtggcagggtttttttttgtttgtttactgccGTCCACTGCAAACCAAATTTCCACCTGGAGAAACAAAAACCTCTGAATCTTAATCTAGAGTTTTCACAGCAGTAGATGTGAGTCATAAAGAATATGAACGGAAGCTTGTGTAAACATAATCTGAACAATGTCGTATTAGATTACTGATGAGACAGACACTATCTGTGCTGCTTTTTGCTTCGTGTTGCCATGGGAACTGCTTTATGCTCCAGGCATATTATGAGATCATGTTCCAGAATTATCCAATGGCATCAAattaaacttaatttaattGTAGATTAGCACTGGTATTTAAAGCTCAAATGTTACAGGAGTGTCTTTGTTGGACAATGCACAATCATTTCACatacacttttaaaaagaagCAGTGAGGTGGAAGGGAGAAGCAGCATCACACTGAATATGCAACGGTTTCACATTGTTGCATTAATCATGAATTGATTAATGCAACAGTCAAACTGATTCAACAGTCTGAATCAGCAGTCAACAGAGCTTTCCTACATCCAGGCTAACCCCATTCAGTCACACTGTCTTAATGAGAGTTTCATTTGTTGTGGAATCTAAACCTTTCAAACAGTGTGGGCCAAAGCCCTCTGGTGGACAATGCAGCTACTGCAGATGGACAATTTGaggtcattaaaaataatagtttttgggtttgttttttttttagtttataatCAAGCTCAGAATATTTAagctacatttttaattgacAAGCAAAGACATTGGATTTAAATTACATGCTAAAAGGAAACCGTTCACGAAGTGTTTTGTCATAAGTTTGAAAGGCTATAAAAAGGAAATTTGCTTTTTCTCCCACTTTTTTCATCCCCTGTGAACAtagacatttcaaagacaaacttCACATGGGCAAACACAAGCAGACTCACGAGTGTGAACAGACACTGCGAGCAATGTGTGATTGCGTTTGCCAGACACTCTGACCTGATCTCAACTCTGTTTAAATCCCAGGACTCGTCCATTGATGACTTCAGTGATACAGACAGTGAGAGCAACTTCCCTCTGATGATCCCTCAGGACTATCTGGGTCTGGCCTTTTTCTCCATGCTCTGCTGCTTCTGGCCCCTGGGCATCGCTGCTTTCTACCTTTCACAGAAGGTACACATGCGGGCACACGACTAAAAATAGCCCCAGTGTTGTGCAAGGGTACATGTTATGAAGCTGTTGTATGATTATAACATGAGATCTTTAACAGGACAGAGCTGAACAATCCACAGTAGAAACACAAGATCTTTTTAAATGGTGTGTGTATGATGTTTTGTGGCATGATTCAGATCAATTTGTTTATTTCCACTAAGGAGGACGTGTTTTTATCCACATTTGTCAGCTGTGGGCAACAAAACTTGAAAGTTTTCTAGGTCTTGGCCAAAGGATCCATTTGATTCTGATCTTGATCTATCTAGATTCAGGACAAGTAATTGTTAACCATGTGAGATGGAGTTGTAAAATTGACATTGTGGAAAACTGGGCAAACTTTCCTTAAATATTTCTCATATTCAGTCtctaatatttcattttataaacCTGCCAATATCAGTGCCATGACGCAAAAACATTCACAACCATTTGCCAACATTTGTTCCCAGAATTCCCAACGGATGCCAAATACAAGGCATTCATTCTGAGGTTATGAAAACCTTTCTACTGTATTTTAAAGCAAGGACACACTTGTGCAAACATACTTATTAGTTGTACGTTTcatttttgccaataaatcagaatcacctttatgacattacattattgtattattgtcattatacagtgtacaacgagattaaaggacagttctagtagtgcaagtgaagagacaagagtaaaagaagaaagaacgaAACAGTGCACCAACACCTTCGACAAAATTAGaaggatatgtaaaaaaaaaaaaattataataataaagta
This Solea senegalensis isolate Sse05_10M linkage group LG8, IFAPA_SoseM_1, whole genome shotgun sequence DNA region includes the following protein-coding sequences:
- the tmem91 gene encoding synapse differentiation-inducing gene protein 1, yielding MENQNELEHPLLGENPNNSRASAPGLGPGTGQAPAPLFKGMLVKCEEDRAYPPLAWRGYCGHPPELQQQQLLDPCSLPRTLDSFYPPAPIWGHTDSLLSKDYLETTFVDIRPGSTLERKLLAEAQDFHSMSYSMDDEDDLLPDSDDSSIDDFSDTDSESNFPLMIPQDYLGLAFFSMLCCFWPLGIAAFYLSQKTNKAAAQGDFHGANAASRQALWLSVLSIVFGIITYICAIAALISYLSGKPP